One genomic window of Pyrobaculum sp. 3827-6 includes the following:
- a CDS encoding molybdopterin-guanine dinucleotide biosynthesis protein B: MTCVIQLTGGKDVGKTALAEKIIAKLKEKGYAVAAIKISHHDPEPPTKDTHRLRRAGADKVLFYNGEIYVLYTRSIDCRDVDAEYVVVEGLRDKKVGYKIHIGPDPPPDADVVIEGPEGEVEVRCVEEDICKVLAVVATYRGRKAAD, from the coding sequence ATGACCTGCGTCATACAACTCACCGGGGGCAAAGACGTGGGCAAGACGGCGCTGGCTGAGAAAATAATTGCAAAGTTAAAGGAAAAGGGGTACGCCGTAGCCGCCATAAAGATAAGCCACCACGACCCCGAGCCCCCCACCAAAGACACGCACAGGCTGAGGAGGGCCGGGGCGGACAAGGTCTTGTTCTACAACGGCGAGATATATGTACTCTACACCCGCTCTATAGACTGCAGAGATGTAGACGCCGAGTACGTGGTGGTGGAGGGGCTCCGCGACAAAAAAGTCGGCTACAAAATCCACATAGGCCCAGACCCGCCCCCCGACGCCGACGTAGTTATTGAAGGCCCAGAAGGAGAGGTCGAGGTTAGGTGCGTAGAGGAGGATATCTGCAAAGTCCTCGCAGTAGTAGCGACATATAGAGGCAGGAAAGCCGCAGACTAA
- the cas4 gene encoding CRISPR-associated protein Cas4, with amino-acid sequence MKCDDLEQLTLDEALRELQKIDQVEILWPNIYAVKYDFRRITPSMINEYEYCPRLLWIQAKLGRKLLTHRSLIALIRGRLLHERYERVLSAMEDVITEYKIELGDMVGVIDLVLRRNERMIPVEIKSGATTRGSHVKQLQIYIELLRTDFGYLVYRNKVERIERNPQATKILEDIRRVLRSPEPPPVDRERCRNCLFRSICNIYYK; translated from the coding sequence GTGAAGTGCGACGATCTGGAGCAATTAACCCTTGACGAGGCTTTGAGAGAACTCCAGAAGATAGATCAGGTTGAGATCTTGTGGCCTAACATATACGCCGTTAAGTACGACTTCAGGCGGATCACGCCTTCGATGATAAACGAATACGAATACTGCCCTCGCCTACTCTGGATACAGGCGAAGCTAGGTAGAAAACTCCTCACGCACAGATCGCTGATCGCCCTCATAAGGGGCCGCTTGCTCCACGAAAGATACGAAAGAGTGCTCTCAGCTATGGAGGACGTCATAACGGAGTATAAGATAGAGCTCGGCGATATGGTCGGGGTCATAGATCTAGTGTTGAGACGCAACGAGAGGATGATACCTGTGGAAATAAAAAGCGGAGCCACGACAAGGGGGTCGCACGTAAAGCAGTTGCAGATATATATAGAGCTGTTGAGGACTGATTTCGGGTACCTGGTTTATAGAAACAAGGTAGAAAGGATAGAGCGCAATCCCCAAGCAACTAAAATCCTTGAAGATATAAGGAGGGTTCTAAGGAGTCCGGAGCCGCCTCCCGTTGACAGAGAGCGTTGCAGAAATTGTCTATTTAGGTCAATATGCAATATATATTATAAATAG
- a CDS encoding (Fe-S)-binding protein, with protein sequence MSPSYVEYLGVPPFTPPFVYILATLSAALLLYFTNKLLYELGGIKKILKYILKKKTYKIIYEFIMHRRFFAEEILGGLAHYLLMIGLGISLIATIIVAVTHYAGIVYSGPVFLAFRYLLDVAAVFLVLGPIIAIYRIVKYKNRYDNIREYITILIGFIIISLTGMILQRYRVEYYFGGPTPWSPLSYLIPAPSHSLYIYSYFIHIIITFLLISIIPLTMLRHMIISLVNYVELDRGYGELTTPFNLEKIIETGQTEVKVGAKTKADLEPLYRVMADACTKCNRCEDVCPAARAGRPLSPRVFINKISGAKIDKPFFELGLQEDEVWACTTCGACMLSCPVYIRHVDYIIDIRRGLVFESKLDQKKSDFLMSLSQYGNTQMQSNYGRHDWLRELGVKTVGENPNFEYLLWVGCMGSFDDRARQIIKALIGVFKKAGLLDKIAVLGDEETCCGDPVRRIGEESRFQEIVLTNKAVFEKYGVKKLITICPHGYNVFKNEYPGFGVKLEVYHHSQIIQRLVEEGKIAVKPGGELLTIHDPCYLARYNKVVEPPRRVLVKLGPVKEPPRSGEKTFCCGAGGGNYWYDVPEEKRISHIRFEELVATGAKTIVTLCPFCNAMLSDAKRTKESPVAVKDLAEVVAEKMQ encoded by the coding sequence ATGTCACCAAGCTACGTAGAGTATTTAGGTGTACCGCCGTTTACCCCCCCTTTTGTTTATATCTTAGCTACCTTATCTGCGGCATTGCTTCTCTATTTTACTAATAAACTTCTATATGAACTAGGTGGAATTAAAAAAATTCTAAAATATATTTTAAAAAAGAAAACATACAAGATTATTTATGAATTTATCATGCATAGAAGATTTTTCGCGGAGGAAATTCTAGGAGGTCTTGCGCACTATCTGCTGATGATAGGCCTTGGTATTTCGTTAATAGCTACCATAATAGTTGCTGTAACACACTATGCAGGTATAGTGTATAGCGGACCTGTATTTCTAGCATTCAGATATCTACTAGACGTAGCGGCTGTGTTCTTAGTCCTGGGCCCCATAATAGCAATCTACAGAATAGTGAAATATAAAAATAGATATGACAACATTAGAGAATATATAACTATATTAATAGGGTTTATAATAATAAGCCTAACGGGGATGATACTGCAGAGGTACCGAGTAGAGTACTACTTCGGCGGCCCCACGCCGTGGTCTCCCCTATCCTACTTAATTCCGGCGCCATCACATAGTTTATATATTTATTCATATTTTATCCATATAATAATTACATTTTTATTAATATCAATAATACCGTTAACTATGTTAAGACATATGATAATATCTCTTGTAAACTACGTTGAGTTGGATAGAGGATATGGGGAGCTCACTACACCATTTAATCTTGAGAAGATTATCGAGACGGGCCAGACCGAGGTGAAGGTAGGCGCGAAGACTAAAGCAGACTTGGAGCCGCTATATAGGGTTATGGCTGATGCATGTACGAAATGCAATAGGTGTGAGGACGTCTGCCCCGCCGCTAGGGCCGGCCGCCCGCTTAGTCCGCGCGTTTTTATAAACAAGATATCTGGCGCCAAGATCGACAAGCCGTTCTTCGAGTTGGGCCTCCAAGAAGATGAGGTGTGGGCGTGCACGACATGCGGGGCTTGTATGTTGTCTTGCCCTGTCTATATAAGACATGTCGATTACATTATTGACATTAGGAGAGGTCTCGTTTTCGAATCTAAGTTGGATCAGAAGAAGTCTGATTTTTTGATGTCGTTAAGCCAATACGGCAACACGCAGATGCAGAGCAACTACGGGAGGCATGACTGGTTGAGGGAGTTGGGAGTTAAGACTGTCGGCGAGAACCCCAACTTCGAATATTTACTGTGGGTGGGCTGTATGGGTAGCTTCGACGATAGGGCTAGGCAAATTATAAAGGCCTTGATAGGCGTATTTAAGAAGGCAGGACTTCTGGATAAGATAGCGGTGCTTGGAGATGAGGAGACTTGTTGCGGCGATCCAGTAAGGAGAATCGGCGAAGAGAGCAGGTTCCAGGAAATTGTGCTGACGAACAAGGCTGTGTTCGAAAAGTACGGAGTTAAGAAGCTCATCACCATCTGCCCACACGGCTACAACGTCTTCAAAAACGAATACCCCGGCTTCGGGGTGAAGCTAGAAGTTTACCACCACTCACAGATAATTCAGCGGCTGGTTGAAGAGGGAAAGATAGCGGTGAAGCCAGGCGGCGAGCTTTTGACAATCCACGACCCCTGCTACCTGGCGAGATACAACAAGGTGGTGGAGCCACCCAGGAGGGTGTTGGTGAAGCTAGGCCCCGTGAAGGAGCCTCCGAGAAGCGGGGAGAAGACCTTCTGTTGCGGGGCGGGTGGAGGCAACTACTGGTACGACGTCCCCGAGGAGAAGAGAATTAGCCACATACGTTTCGAGGAGCTCGTGGCTACCGGCGCCAAGACCATCGTCACGCTGTGCCCCTTCTGCAACGCCATGCTGTCAGACGCCAAGAGGACAAAGGAGAGCCCAGTAGCTGTGAAAGATCTGGCGGAGGTGGTGGCCGAGAAAATGCAGTAG
- a CDS encoding inositol-3-phosphate synthase → MPIRVGIVGVGNCASALVQGIEMYKRNREVEPIVAFKDVGGYTPRDIVFTSAFEVDARKVGLDLAEAIFQPPNNATVVYKPPKLGVVVRPGPALDGVPAGGLVPKIVEGTVEDVVRELNSTNTEVVVNYLPTGAQKAAEAYAEAALRAGAAFINAMPASIATSEYWQRKFAERGVPLLGDDTQNQIGATVLHKTLVRLLALRGVRIRHTYQINVGGTPDFVNLMYRRGDKEKTKTAAVKMMALGQEFDAYISPVAHIGFLGDRKIAHTLIEAEIFGGLQIRIEATLDVHDAWNSAAVVTDSVRLAKLALDRGVGGPLISASAWGFKNPPVHMSPDEAYRAVLEFIEGRRDR, encoded by the coding sequence ATGCCCATCAGAGTCGGGATAGTGGGCGTCGGCAACTGCGCCTCCGCCCTAGTCCAAGGCATAGAGATGTACAAGAGAAATAGGGAGGTGGAGCCCATAGTAGCTTTTAAAGACGTCGGGGGCTACACGCCCCGCGATATAGTCTTCACCTCAGCCTTTGAGGTAGACGCGAGGAAGGTGGGGCTGGATCTGGCGGAGGCCATATTCCAGCCGCCTAACAACGCCACTGTGGTCTACAAACCTCCGAAGCTCGGCGTAGTGGTGAGGCCGGGCCCTGCGCTCGACGGCGTGCCGGCGGGCGGCCTCGTGCCGAAGATAGTAGAGGGCACCGTCGAGGACGTGGTCAGGGAGCTGAACTCGACAAATACGGAGGTTGTAGTTAACTACCTGCCCACTGGGGCTCAGAAGGCGGCTGAGGCCTATGCAGAAGCGGCGCTTAGGGCGGGCGCCGCCTTTATAAACGCCATGCCTGCGTCAATAGCGACGAGTGAGTACTGGCAGAGGAAATTCGCCGAGAGGGGGGTGCCCCTCCTCGGGGACGACACCCAGAACCAGATAGGGGCGACCGTCCTGCATAAAACTTTGGTGAGGTTGCTGGCGCTTAGGGGGGTCAGGATTAGGCATACCTACCAGATAAATGTAGGCGGCACCCCGGATTTCGTGAACTTGATGTATAGGCGAGGGGATAAGGAGAAGACGAAGACCGCCGCGGTGAAGATGATGGCCCTCGGCCAGGAGTTCGACGCCTACATCTCGCCGGTGGCCCACATCGGCTTCCTCGGCGATAGAAAAATAGCGCATACCTTAATAGAGGCGGAGATATTCGGCGGCCTCCAGATAAGGATAGAGGCCACCCTCGACGTACACGACGCGTGGAACAGCGCCGCGGTCGTGACGGACTCGGTGAGGCTGGCGAAGCTGGCGCTGGACAGAGGAGTCGGCGGCCCGCTGATAAGCGCATCTGCCTGGGGCTTCAAAAACCCGCCGGTGCACATGAGCCCAGACGAGGCCTACAGAGCTGTGCTGGAGTTTATAGAGGGGAGGCGCGATAGATGA
- a CDS encoding NUDIX domain-containing protein translates to MNGPGGPQKRLDRRPPHVVASHLFLVEDGRILFLKRRNTGYFDGYYSVPAGHVEEGETAVQAVIREAREELGITLRSVEFAYVMHRFEGHYRVDFFFKALEYEGVPTNAEPEKAEHLAYFRPDSLPGNVVPYVKKAVADYFLHGRTYGEFFL, encoded by the coding sequence ATGAATGGCCCGGGCGGGCCCCAGAAGCGCTTGGATAGGCGTCCGCCTCATGTAGTTGCTTCTCACCTCTTTCTAGTGGAAGACGGGAGGATTCTTTTCCTAAAGCGTAGGAACACCGGCTATTTTGACGGATACTACAGCGTGCCTGCTGGACATGTCGAGGAGGGCGAGACCGCGGTTCAAGCGGTTATCCGCGAGGCGCGTGAAGAGCTGGGGATAACGCTTAGGTCTGTGGAGTTTGCATACGTCATGCATAGGTTCGAGGGCCACTACCGCGTCGACTTCTTCTTCAAGGCGCTGGAGTATGAGGGCGTGCCTACAAACGCAGAGCCGGAGAAGGCGGAGCACCTCGCCTACTTCAGACCGGACTCGCTCCCGGGTAACGTAGTGCCTTATGTTAAAAAGGCGGTAGCCGACTACTTCCTACATGGCAGGACCTACGGCGAGTTTTTCCTATAA
- a CDS encoding PadR family transcriptional regulator has translation MRAYQRFKRCIGQGNLWLYVVSVLDKRGPLHGYAIIQELRRLGFNISAVYGYVLIKRMVADGVLVEVEREGRKLYAPSEEAREKLKHAVDDLRNLLQLLT, from the coding sequence ATGAGGGCATACCAGCGGTTTAAACGTTGCATAGGCCAGGGCAACCTCTGGCTGTATGTAGTGAGTGTACTCGACAAGAGGGGGCCGCTACATGGATACGCAATAATACAGGAGCTGAGGAGGCTCGGCTTCAACATCAGCGCCGTATATGGCTACGTCCTCATCAAGCGGATGGTCGCCGACGGCGTCCTGGTCGAGGTGGAGAGGGAAGGGAGGAAGCTATACGCCCCCTCGGAAGAGGCGAGAGAGAAGTTAAAACACGCCGTCGATGACCTCCGCAACCTGTTACAACTCCTCACATGA